AAAACTGGTCCTTGTAATAATGTCGTTCACATTGAGTGCAGATAAACTATTGAATTATGTGAGTGTGCCCGTCGAAGATTACGTCAACGACCCCGAAATTAAAGtggaaattgatattttacaaaatacggTAAGTGtacaaattacatatttaaagataagtaattattcaattttctTTCGGTTACGTTTGGTAATTTACTAGATAGCTTTTCACCCATGGCTATGATACCGCGTGAAAGGACTGTTTGTCTGTTTCTGttccaaattttatcaaaattgttttagtGGTTATGGACTGAAAgggaataagaataattattatagttattttatagtatgagtaggtaatgttttattttacgcgTCATTCAGAATTTGTCACAGATTTGTGATAACGATTCGCGTTTAACAtcacagatttttttttcgcgtaaagtaaaaaataatgttgttacaaaattattagcatacatagttaatattatgacTTATGAGGCACCCCTCAGATATTTCAGCcagtgtaattaaaaaaaaaatattatgttgagtACTTTCTTTATTTGAGACTATTGACTGTGCTACCTACTGagtataaagtatttttatgcaATTAAGCTAGATTTTATGCAACTTTACGTTTTaccattacatattattttatgcttcaaatgtttaaaaggaaacaattatttagaattgaaagatataatataataaattatggatATAATATCGGATATCTAATCTTCACTTTGATTTCAGCTGAACTGCTGCGGCAGTACATCCTACCGCGACTATGCTGGCATGAACTTCACCAGCGAAGACTCCACTGTTATAATAGCCAGCGCTGATGCCGACTCTGTGGTGGTCCCTGCGACATGCTGCGTCACCACGGGCGAGGTGTATTGCACTAGGCTAAGAGCTTCAGGGTGCAAATCCGCCTTGGTCAACATGCTTATACAGAATTCGAGTGTGATCGGTGTTTTGGGAGTGTCTGTcacttttatacaggtaagGATGTTtcttatcattttttattgttttcgttTATTTGGGCCGTGGAAGTAGGTTAGTGTGAGTTGGTTTTGTCCTAAATGGAAATGTAATGAAATTTcgttatttaaatgaatgtaAGTACTAAGTTAAATAAAGTAAGTTATGAATGATAGAAAAAATCGATACTCATGTTGTTTtccaaaattcaaaaattccACAGCGAAAGGCTCTACAAAATGTAGATCATCAATTAACCCTTAAATTGTCACCCCTAGATAACTTGTGTTTATAATGTCCAAATTTGGAGGACGTATTGGAATTAGGATAGAAAAgaggaaaatgaaaaaaaaaattaaaaattttaattttttctattgttttcacTATGTCACATAAAACGGACATTgccaattatattatgtacatgttCGAACCGTCACATATAACGGACATTGTACATTATTCCTGCAACCGTGGTACATGACTACAATGCACATTTTCAACTctgtaattcaaaattattatcaaattataattatggagGATCTAGAATAAGCTTTTCAAACGTCTGTCTTAAaatgttggttaaaactttaacgatatcgttaaaaataatggattTTAAAAAACGACAGTACTAAAAATCACAGCCTAAGAATATGCTAAGAATTGGAATAGAAATAGTATTACATAGCCTGAGAACTTATCTAATACACCAAGAAAGTCCTCTTCCCATTCACTAAATTGTACAGTTTGAAATGTGTTTGCTTCATCGTATGCAAAGAAGTCGTATACCATGCCTGAAGTACCAAAACGAACAGGAAATTTAAATCGCTTTTTTTGgattctttggcatatattatatccattgtctgcctgttttttaatttgtaaggtattatattatttaaattttcaaacattggGTGGTATTTCTGGTAAGTAACATGATGCTGTGGCTGAAGAACTACTGAGAAGTAGGGAAGATTCATCTCACACCTCATGTAATGGCTGTAATTCTGcagcaataatattttgttgatgGTAAAAATTCTGACTTTTTGAATCTTCATTGTGTCTCAAATCAATATGTCGTATAATTCCGAAGGTATGGTGCTGGGGGTAAATGATTGACACTGTTATCATAGTGAAATCACTCCTGTAGGTCTACATTTCCTTCGAAATCGACATCTCAACTCAACGCCAGACTCTTCAGCTTCCGCCAGAGGTAGTGAgggaattttttattgattgccAAGTCATGctcctgtaaaatataataaaaatagagaaaaatatatcaaaattattcCGTTGAAAATGGAGGGCCTTATTGGCAACGTCCGTTACATAGGACATGTGAAGAATACCCTAGTATATACTCCAAGTTGTCAACGTCCGTTTTATGGGACATCGTATATAAACGAATATTTGTATaccaaatattgtaaaatatgtcaaaattatgtcaaaataCTATACTTACAATCGTAttctaactaataatataacattataagcAAAATAGCCAAAATACTTACagatattatcaattttatcaaaagaGTCAAGAGATCcgttttttgcaattttcaaATGGTCACCATTCGCGACTGTACATGGCTTTGGTAAAAAAACCTGCATGTACGCGAAGGACATAGCTAGTCTCTTCCCAATATACCGATTAGCGAAGCTTAGGTCTGCCATAACAGCGCCAGCATGTGTGTAAATACTATGTCTTTTAAAACGGACGAAATCAATTTAAGGGTTAAAATAGATCAATAATCATAGATAACGGCCAAAACATAGATTCGTCGCTATCGgaataaataatgatgttaTCGGTAGCTAAGTATACCTATCTACCGATCTAATTGTGAAATTGTAGAAGTAACACAAACTTTTATAGCGTGACAGTCAGTCGTAGGGATttgcaaattgcaataaatattaatatcgacatattatatttaaatatatcccaccaaaaacattttcatgtaaaatgttgccaagacgagcccatatgactcgcacggtcaaaaagttatcagatctcatgtagagccaagcttctaacactacacgccctaactctacaaggcctaacttcacaaactctacaccttagtcaaaatatgtggcttggccatttcgctacattcacatcggcgtaaggtgaaaaattaattaattcactgttcattacttttgtgttatacaatagttcttgtagtaacgaacggccaagccacatattttgactaaggtgtagagtttgtgaagttagaccttgtagagttagggcgtgtagtgttagaagcttggctctacatgagatctgataactttttgaccgtgcgagtcatatgggctcgtcttggcaacattttacatgaaaatgtttttggtgggatttcatttctttttgtaagttgtttgtaacaaaaggagaatggcgaaactgggcctaactgttacagaaatcataatatatttaaaattcattatattatttttagtaattcttggtaaaatatttactcctgattctatgggaaaacaaatctttgaaaaaaaagataatgtgttcactatcggcattgttatttagatttctatgactaccggtcttatcaagcagagattgtcagtgttgtcaggagtaaaaaagtcgaatatatcgataaatacgaatgaatgtctatattttatttttaattttattgaattcaaatgctttataaatcagaagcaaaacttaacttatttttaacacatatcttaatttatttagatcattctataaaatataaacatgttttacttaatcaataataattataacatttttatttaggtagctggccattaataaaatgtcaaattattaatcataattgtgtcagttatgagtgatttgtttatgtttgttgtttgacatttgagtgaagttttaggcccttttcccattacgatacgcataggcgattcaagtatcctgcaagtctcggagactagtcgccgcggagtatctcacatacatttttatgtaggctcgcacactacgctactggtatcctacacgtccgcgactagtacagcactactcaccgtgtcggtcgcttttgcatcgcgtctcgactctcgcgcgtatcttttcgttagaaagataaaaatatctaatcatcatgttgtagttctcgttcggctacaaaaactctacaatttatgtttctttcaatatatggatgaatccagtacttcttactcttacgttggcgtcttctatttctataaaaaagaaaaactgcaagagcttcttcgtcactggaattgctgattgctcgacataacgacgtaactgttgttgcaataaataaatgaattattattattataacgtcggtccacaaaaacgaggcacaataatgatgaatttagtcgcataatatgcgagcatcgggtagccagcaaatatctaagtagtattctacgcgagtatcgtattctagaagtgtcgtacctaatggcagaagggccttagtaacgttatattcaaaattgatcttaatcaatatcccaatatctctgctatcccatagaaaagatctataattattatattcatagagtctgtatatttttatctatttaatcacccataaatcatcagtgtaacgatcaggcccagAGTCCTATGGGAGTTTGCCATTCTCCAAAAATgtcgattaattttttttttaacaaggagtacatATACGGGAGTACATGTACATATAtctctaggggaaccaagttttagattattagattagagacttagacctctagcgtcatcaaaatttaatttaaaattacaggtctcatacaaactcccatcccctagtttaaggggttgggggaagaaagttacaagttttataatttttttgttgtttgtgtgctaatactagcttacatacaaaatttcagctttctaggacattaggaaataccttaagaattttgatgatcatcagtgagtcagtgacgaaattagcgttttttagatataaataaaatctgaagtataaaagctaatgtaattaaaacttaatatattcaataagtccgctattgacaatatatcccgaaaattttgttgatctagcataatccaaacccaagttatgagggttcaaaaaaacgtcgaagcgcttcgagaaaaggtaggtagtgcccgtgcgcttcgcttgttcgcttggctcgtcttggcgggggcactaccgtgcccccagattaTTAGTGaggattaaaaattaaaatatggattagataggtaatatttttttaagttaatctTATTGCTCATGAATCATGATACCTAGTAGGAACCTACTTATGTAAACAGTTGTAAATTTGTTACCATTTAGCATAAGCCTAGTAATTGACCTCGTACTCATGCTCGTTTAACATAAATAGGGACCAATATTTTTAGTGGCCTTCAATCttcattttgtataaatatctaataattttatgttattatattttgtacctTACAGATCCTCGGTATCATCTTTGCGCTTCTCTTAGCTCGCTGCATCCGAAAAATGAAAAGCGAAAGGGCTCTAATGCTATGGACAATCAAAGAACAGATGATTATGGCGCGAAAAACGGAGGAGGACAACACTAGTGATAATAACACGGTCTTTATTGCTCAACCTGACTCAAGCACGGCATAGACCATAGATATTAAatcagaaatatttaaatcacattGCACACTTAAATCCTAGCAAACCTGCAACAGCagttactaattattattattatccgtTAATCGACTTAATCATGTGGATTCATTGTTTTTGTAGATTCAGTAATAGATATGCCATTTAGGTAGTTAGTATAGTATTAAATTATCTGTGTAGATGAATGTGGTTTTTATTCAGGCTGGATCTTTAATCAATTCATCATTGTTACTTACCTATAAACTTGTATGATAATAGCTGGTATGTTTGAATGTTTAGTATATTAAtactattattgtattataaatatattttatacaacttTATCTTGTTCTACATTAATTTcgctataaataatatattatgtcctATTCGTTTTATAATCgcgttaataaaaaaaaggcgATATTTTGTGCCTagaaaaaatacagaaattaAATAGCTTTTTAATGTCAAGTTTATTACTAATGAGTAATGAGTAATGATGTCAGGTACAtctgttaatatttttctaacattgCTAACATCGTCTCTTAGTATGTTTACACAGCTAACAATGAATAATTTGtctaaaattaacaaattatttaataatgaatgtGAGACATTGACATTAGGTATAAGGAAAAAGAATaagtaaaacaatttattttattacaaaatttctaTTCaggtaaacataaataatattgcttATTCAAGTATTCAATCAATTATTTGGTTCTTATATCT
This is a stretch of genomic DNA from Colias croceus chromosome 4, ilColCroc2.1. It encodes these proteins:
- the LOC123691236 gene encoding CD63 antigen-like; its protein translation is MTVATAGIQNMKFNKTESEYNMKSIRFLLLTITTMFIIIAGLMIVLGITVYTHYHHFTFFYEAAKSGRFLTPSLMCVLFGMMLFIITLFGFFGSLKQSTCLVNLYAFFLFLMVILKLVLVIMSFTLSADKLLNYVSVPVEDYVNDPEIKVEIDILQNTLNCCGSTSYRDYAGMNFTSEDSTVIIASADADSVVVPATCCVTTGEVYCTRLRASGCKSALVNMLIQNSSVIGVLGVSVTFIQILGIIFALLLARCIRKMKSERALMLWTIKEQMIMARKTEEDNTSDNNTVFIAQPDSSTA